In Paenibacillus protaetiae, the genomic stretch CCGGCTGTCGCAGGGCAAAACATCAGAAATCCGGAAAAGGCTGCTCGATCATGAAATTGATCTTGGTCTCGTCCATCTCCCCTATTCCGACCCGGAGCTGGACATCGAGCCGATGGCGGGCATCCAGGACGGATTTGTTGTAGGCGAAGCCTACAAGGAATGGTCGCTTGGCGGCCCGCTGACCGGCGAGCGCCTAACGCAAATACCGCTTCTGCTGCTTTCCAAGGAAAGCAGCACCCGCTCGTTCGTCGAGCGATGGCTGGCTTCACAAGGCATAAGCGCAGAAGCGGATATGGAATTAAGCAGTATGGATATGCTGGTCGAGCTGGCGAAACGCGGCTACGGCGCAGCATTTGTGACGTATGCATTCGTTCAAGAGGAGCTTCAGGATGGACAGCTGTTCAAGCTGGACACTGCCGTTCCGATTCCTCCCCGGTCCGTCGGCATTGCTGTCCGCCGCGCGGTTTCGCTTCCCGTCATCGCCGATAGCTTTCGCCGGCTGCTGACGGGGACGTCCGCTGCAGCCGATTAACGGATATGGTAACCTGCATCCACGTGAAGCACTTCGCCCGTAATGCCGCGGGAAAGGTCGCTCAGCAGGAACATCGTTGCGTCGCCAACCTCTTCTTTATCCACGTTCCGGCGGAGCGGCGCACGGTTTGCGATTTCCGAGAACAAGTCGTTAAAGCCGGATACGCCTTTAGCGGCAAGCGTGCGGATCGGGCCGGAAGACACCGCGTTGACGCGAATGCCGTATTTGCCAAGATCCTCGGCCAAATAACGGACGCAGGCTTCAAGCGAAGCTTTGGCAACGCCCATGACGTTGTAGTTTTCGATCGCGCGTTCTGCGCCTATGTACGTTTGCGTAACGATGCCGCCGCCTTCCGTCATCAGCTTTTTCGCTTCGCGCGCTACGGCAACAAGCGAGAAGGCGCTCGAGTTTTGCGCAAGCGCAAAGCCTTCGCGGGTCGTGTTGACGAATTCGCCTTGCAGCTCTTCCTTTTGGGCAAAAGCAACCGAATGCACGACGCCGTGAATCGTGCCTGCCGTGCGGCCGATTTCGGCAAAAGCGTTCGCAATGCTTTCATCATCCAGCACATCGCACGAAACAGAAGCCGCTTCGATGGCGTTATCTTTCAGCAGCTTTTGGATTTTCTCAAACGAACGTTCCTTGCGGTACGTAAAAATAAGCTTCGCGCCTTGCGCATGAAGCGATTTGGCAATGCCCCAGGCAATGCTTCTTTCATTGGCAACGCCCATGACAACAATTGTTTTTCCATTCATTAAATTCGACACAGTTGGTCCTCCTAGCAGCAAAAATCAATTATACATCCTTATTACTATACATGTTTTTCAGCAGAAATTGAAATACAAATTGGATATGTGCAAGAAATAACGGTCTGAAGCCGGCGCTTCGCAGCTTGATGTATTTGATTTACTATTGCAACCCGTGTCACAATATTTTATGATTACGTAATTGTTTGGCCGGCTTAAGAAAAACGATGAAGCCCGGTTCGAACGGAATGTATCGAACGGAAAGGAGTGAAGTCTCTTATGGTCAATGCCATGAAGAAACTTAAACGCTTCGCGCCATTGCTCGGCATGCTGATTTTCCCGGTGTTAGGCTGGATATATGCCCATACGGATAAGCCGAAGCATCACATATACAGCCTGATGACGGATTTGGACCGGGCGATTCCGCTTGTGAAGCTGTTTGTTGTACCGTATTCCGTCTGGATTTTTTATATTTACGCCTGCTTGATCTATTTCTTCTTCAAAGACATCAACGTATACCGCAGGTCGCTTATGACTTACGCCATCTGTGCGCTCGTTTGCTACGGCATCTACACGGTGTTTCAGACGACGGTTCCGCGTCCCGATATTTCCGGCAGCGACCCGGTAACACGGCTGCTCCTGTTTATTTATCACCGCGACGAGCCGTTTAATTGCTTTCCGAGCATCCACTGCTTCTCAAGCTTTATGGTCGCACGGGCATTATATGCAAGCAGCTTCCGCAGCAAGCTGAACCAGTCGCTTATTTACAGCATGTCCGCCCTTATTATTGTATCCACATTTTTCGTGAAACAGCATACGATTTTGGATGCTGTTTGCGGCATTCTGCTTGCGGACCTCGTATACCGCACGCTGCTTCTGCTTGAGCGGTTATTTAAGACACATAAATCTAAACCAGCCGTAAAGCAGGCCAATATGTAATCCACACCGTTTGGAACTAAGGAGCTTATAGCGGAAGGAATGGAAAGGGCGATCCCGTCCCGTCTTTAGACGGCGGAATCGCCTTTTTGGCATCAAACTATTAACTAGTCTAATAATCTGGTAAACTTTTTACATGTACAGGCGAGTCCGGGATTGCGCGTGACAATTATAACCATGTAAACATCCATGCATGGAATGATAGCCTTTTTATACATATTCTAGGAGGTTTCTGAATGGATATCGTACAAATTCCGGTGCATCTCATTGACGAAGACACCGACCAGCCGCGGTACCGGTTTGGCGAGGAGTCGCTGCAGGAGCTGATCAGCAGCATCGAGGAGCTCGGCCTTCTTTCCCCGATCAAGGTAAGAACATTGGAGAACGGAAGATACAAAATTATTTACGGCAACCGCCGGTATAAAGCCACCATGGCTCTAAAACGCGAAACTATCCCATGTATCGTGTCCAACGCGACCGATGAAACCGAAATTTATTTGGAACAAATCGCAGAGAACTTGACACGCGAAGGCTTTACGCCGATTGAGGAAGCGGAAGCTTTCGACAAGCTGCTTCACAATCCGAAATTCAACAGCTCGGTTAAGTTTCTGGCAAGCAAATTCGGCAAACCCGAATCGTATATTAAAAACAAATGCGAGCTGCTCAAATTCGGCAGTCCGGTAAAAAAACTTGTAGTCAGCGGAACCGAAATCCGCGCAAATCAACTGACCGAGGAGCAGCTGCTCCCGCTAAAAGATTTGCCAATCGAATACCGGGATACGCTGGCGCTAACGATGGCCAAAGATGAAATGCCGGTCAGCGACGTCAAAAAAATCGCCAAGCTGTTTAAAGACAAGGACATTTCCGACAGCACCAAAAGCAAGCTGCTGTTCAAGTCTGGACCCGGCCTGCTTGAAACATGGTCCACGCACCGGCTGAACAAAGCCGAACGCGAAGCCAAAGCAGCACAAAAGCAGGCTGCCGCAGAAGCTCAAGCGGCAGCGGCCGGCTCCCTGAACAGCCGCA encodes the following:
- a CDS encoding LysR family transcriptional regulator encodes the protein MIHMEWYRAFWYTARFGNLSRAAQELHVTQPSVSYAIKQLEENLGVKLFDRLSKGVQPTAEGLALLDYVEKSFNLLQAGEQHLRTLKELTSGELRIGASGPVIKQLLLPSLDRFHAACPDVRIRLSQGKTSEIRKRLLDHEIDLGLVHLPYSDPELDIEPMAGIQDGFVVGEAYKEWSLGGPLTGERLTQIPLLLLSKESSTRSFVERWLASQGISAEADMELSSMDMLVELAKRGYGAAFVTYAFVQEELQDGQLFKLDTAVPIPPRSVGIAVRRAVSLPVIADSFRRLLTGTSAAAD
- the fabI gene encoding enoyl-ACP reductase FabI — its product is MNGKTIVVMGVANERSIAWGIAKSLHAQGAKLIFTYRKERSFEKIQKLLKDNAIEAASVSCDVLDDESIANAFAEIGRTAGTIHGVVHSVAFAQKEELQGEFVNTTREGFALAQNSSAFSLVAVAREAKKLMTEGGGIVTQTYIGAERAIENYNVMGVAKASLEACVRYLAEDLGKYGIRVNAVSSGPIRTLAAKGVSGFNDLFSEIANRAPLRRNVDKEEVGDATMFLLSDLSRGITGEVLHVDAGYHIR
- a CDS encoding phosphatase PAP2 family protein produces the protein MVNAMKKLKRFAPLLGMLIFPVLGWIYAHTDKPKHHIYSLMTDLDRAIPLVKLFVVPYSVWIFYIYACLIYFFFKDINVYRRSLMTYAICALVCYGIYTVFQTTVPRPDISGSDPVTRLLLFIYHRDEPFNCFPSIHCFSSFMVARALYASSFRSKLNQSLIYSMSALIIVSTFFVKQHTILDAVCGILLADLVYRTLLLLERLFKTHKSKPAVKQANM
- a CDS encoding ParB/RepB/Spo0J family partition protein; translation: MDIVQIPVHLIDEDTDQPRYRFGEESLQELISSIEELGLLSPIKVRTLENGRYKIIYGNRRYKATMALKRETIPCIVSNATDETEIYLEQIAENLTREGFTPIEEAEAFDKLLHNPKFNSSVKFLASKFGKPESYIKNKCELLKFGSPVKKLVVSGTEIRANQLTEEQLLPLKDLPIEYRDTLALTMAKDEMPVSDVKKIAKLFKDKDISDSTKSKLLFKSGPGLLETWSTHRLNKAEREAKAAQKQAAAEAQAAAAGSLNSRTGDADAAAPLEAPALSAAQAAAAGSLNSRAGDADAAAPLEAPALSAAQAAAAGFAGLERSAQLLQQALDACAAAMDASALHSLAGDERAGLLARSEQLLELLEQNSQMWRAIQGAVQTASAAQN